The following proteins are encoded in a genomic region of Gimesia algae:
- a CDS encoding efflux RND transporter permease subunit — MSLTRLAVQRPITTLMSSLVLIMLGGVSLSQLAVDLMPDIQNPSVSVITIYEGAGPDEAEKQITRPIEQNLSSVSGIENILSSSMEGSSTVRLQFQWGTDLNLAINEVRDSLNKLRNKLPEGAEDPYIRHFDVADRPILYLGLNSDLDPITLTRLTENQIIPQFEQLEGVARVRMRGAIEREIQINLDRSKLESLNMGVNEVINALKQENINQPAGNYEEGHLNLHIRSQGEFTSLDQIENTVVREQAGATVHVRDIAEVVDGEKERTELTRMNGQPGILLYVYKQSGANTISVSDQVQKQVERVNKSLPDMKLTIRVDNSEYIRQSITNIQEAALYGMGLAILVLIVFLRSFRSVLVIGVCMPLSVLATFTLIYFQGFTLNIISFGGLALGVGLLVDNSIVVLESIFRKREEGLDPKTAAIEGTEEVSSAIIASTLTTLIIFLPLIFIHGTTGILLHQLAWVVSFSLVCSLFASLTLTPVMSAYWIPEQASTPHTGWTRYWFKLIDGFHHLNYQILLKLERVYERILKFSLKHATFTGFLLLLCFTTTLGLIPHVKTEFLPKTDEAAINVFSRMAAGIQLRKLDQQTRILEQATIEAVPEAIAIASFIGDSADDADQWNRTTLRLQLQPRGERERGIEEIRKALDDAIGPIPGMKVQVKAQTEMMLMRMIGRRGGGDLVVQVAGHNLQSAQQIVDQVVSVMKQTPGLINVEAEVSDQRPELTASIDREKAGLLKISVQDIAQTLETTIRGTEATLYREEGDEFPVVVRLRAEDRDQMDDVQQVGVTTATGRTIPLKNMLTFQANDAPVVIERQNQQRILRVFADVEGRDLGSVVPELEENLSAIQVPSGFSVSVAGDWEEQQKSFTALKQGFILAILLMYMIMASQYESLSDPFYILFAVPLGMMGVIWVFVFTDTTLNVQSFIGIVVLSGIVVNNAIVLVDYINQLRRRFPERPVNQLIIQAATRRFRPILMTTLTTVLAMIPIALGWGEGGELQAPMARVVVSGLIAGTTITLLAIPLIYQTCTTPAARKTTQNQEVSVQEPLIGEPVKSS; from the coding sequence ATGTCCCTGACTCGACTGGCAGTTCAGCGTCCGATTACAACCCTGATGTCCTCACTGGTGCTGATCATGCTGGGCGGGGTTTCTTTATCACAGCTGGCTGTGGACCTGATGCCTGACATTCAGAATCCCAGCGTCAGCGTGATCACGATCTATGAAGGCGCGGGGCCCGACGAGGCAGAAAAACAGATCACCCGCCCGATTGAACAGAATTTGAGTTCTGTTTCCGGCATTGAGAATATTCTCAGCAGCAGCATGGAAGGCAGCAGTACCGTCCGCCTGCAGTTTCAGTGGGGCACTGATCTGAATCTGGCGATCAACGAAGTACGTGACTCGCTGAACAAGCTGAGAAACAAGCTGCCCGAGGGAGCCGAAGACCCTTACATCCGCCATTTTGATGTCGCGGACCGCCCCATTCTGTATCTCGGGTTGAACAGCGATCTGGACCCGATCACACTCACACGCCTGACGGAAAATCAGATCATCCCGCAGTTTGAACAGCTGGAAGGGGTCGCCCGGGTCCGCATGCGGGGCGCGATTGAACGCGAGATTCAGATCAACCTGGATCGCAGCAAGCTTGAATCGCTCAACATGGGCGTCAACGAAGTCATCAATGCTCTGAAACAGGAGAATATCAACCAGCCCGCCGGTAATTATGAAGAAGGCCATCTCAATCTGCATATCCGCAGCCAGGGGGAATTTACCAGCCTGGATCAGATTGAAAACACGGTCGTCCGTGAACAGGCGGGTGCCACAGTTCATGTACGGGACATCGCCGAAGTCGTCGACGGTGAGAAAGAACGGACTGAGCTGACGCGTATGAACGGACAGCCCGGTATCCTGTTGTACGTGTATAAGCAGTCGGGTGCGAATACGATCAGCGTGAGTGACCAGGTACAAAAGCAGGTCGAGCGGGTCAACAAATCGCTGCCTGACATGAAGCTCACCATTCGCGTGGATAATTCGGAATACATTCGACAATCGATCACCAATATTCAGGAAGCCGCGCTGTACGGTATGGGGCTGGCCATTCTGGTACTGATTGTCTTTCTGCGCAGTTTCCGCAGCGTACTGGTGATCGGCGTTTGTATGCCTCTCTCAGTCCTGGCGACATTCACCCTGATTTATTTTCAGGGATTTACTTTGAATATTATTTCCTTCGGCGGGCTGGCTCTGGGAGTGGGACTGCTGGTTGACAATTCAATTGTCGTGCTGGAAAGCATTTTCCGGAAACGGGAAGAAGGTCTGGACCCCAAAACGGCGGCCATTGAAGGGACTGAAGAAGTTTCCTCTGCGATCATCGCCAGTACGTTGACAACACTGATCATTTTTCTGCCCCTGATCTTTATCCATGGTACAACGGGTATCCTGCTGCATCAGCTGGCGTGGGTGGTTTCCTTTTCTCTGGTCTGCTCGCTGTTTGCCAGTCTGACTCTGACACCGGTCATGAGTGCTTACTGGATCCCGGAACAGGCATCGACACCGCATACAGGCTGGACCCGTTACTGGTTCAAGCTGATCGATGGTTTCCACCACCTGAACTATCAGATCCTGTTAAAACTGGAGCGCGTCTACGAACGAATTTTAAAGTTCAGTTTGAAACACGCCACATTCACCGGCTTCCTGCTGTTACTCTGTTTTACGACCACATTGGGTCTGATTCCCCATGTCAAAACAGAATTTTTACCGAAAACAGACGAAGCCGCCATCAACGTCTTCTCGAGAATGGCGGCCGGGATTCAGCTCCGAAAACTGGATCAACAGACACGTATTCTGGAACAGGCGACGATTGAAGCAGTGCCCGAAGCGATCGCAATTGCTTCCTTTATCGGTGATAGTGCCGATGACGCAGATCAGTGGAATCGCACGACTTTAAGACTCCAACTGCAACCCCGCGGTGAACGCGAACGGGGAATCGAAGAAATCCGCAAAGCGCTTGACGATGCAATCGGCCCAATTCCCGGCATGAAAGTCCAGGTGAAAGCACAAACAGAAATGATGCTGATGCGGATGATCGGGAGACGAGGCGGTGGAGATCTGGTCGTACAGGTCGCCGGCCACAACCTGCAGTCCGCGCAACAGATTGTCGACCAGGTCGTTTCTGTTATGAAGCAGACGCCCGGTCTGATCAATGTGGAAGCAGAGGTTTCGGATCAACGGCCTGAACTGACCGCATCCATCGATCGTGAAAAAGCGGGTCTGCTCAAAATCAGTGTGCAGGATATCGCGCAAACTCTGGAAACGACCATCCGCGGGACCGAAGCCACGCTCTATCGTGAGGAAGGCGATGAATTTCCCGTCGTCGTCCGTTTGCGGGCGGAAGACCGCGATCAGATGGATGACGTACAACAGGTGGGTGTAACAACAGCAACCGGTCGCACGATTCCTTTGAAAAATATGCTCACCTTTCAAGCCAATGATGCACCCGTTGTCATTGAACGCCAGAATCAACAGAGAATCCTGAGAGTCTTTGCCGATGTCGAGGGGCGCGACCTGGGCAGTGTTGTCCCTGAGCTCGAAGAAAACCTGAGTGCCATCCAGGTTCCCTCCGGTTTTTCTGTCAGTGTCGCAGGCGACTGGGAAGAACAGCAGAAAAGTTTCACCGCGCTGAAACAGGGTTTTATTCTGGCGATTCTTCTGATGTACATGATCATGGCTTCGCAGTATGAATCTTTGAGCGATCCGTTTTACATTCTGTTTGCGGTTCCGCTGGGAATGATGGGCGTGATCTGGGTCTTTGTCTTTACAGACACCACCTTAAATGTGCAGTCATTCATCGGCATCGTGGTTCTATCAGGAATTGTAGTCAACAATGCCATCGTGCTCGTTGATTATATTAACCAGCTCCGACGAAGATTTCCGGAGAGACCGGTGAACCAGCTGATCATCCAGGCAGCCACACGCCGTTTCCGACCGATTCTGATGACCACGCTCACGACGGTCCTGGCCATGATCCCGATTGCCCTGGGCTGGGGTGAAGGAGGCGAACTGCAGGCTCCCATGGCGCGGGTTGTTGTCAGCGGCCTGATTGCAGGGACCACAATCACGCTGCTGGCGATTCCCCTGATCTACCAGACCTGTACTACTCCTGCTGCGAGAAAGACAACGCAAAATCAGGAAGTTTCAGTACAAGAACCGCTCATCGGCGAGCCGGTAAAATCCAGCTGA